In Arcanobacterium wilhelmae, the following are encoded in one genomic region:
- a CDS encoding shikimate dehydrogenase — MTQLLALLAHPAGHSLSPRMHNLAAQLTGADVHYMAFDVTDLAATTTGLVAMGARGWNLSMPHKQRGLELADVASRAAELIGAANTIVNLGGRLTAHNTDGVGAMRALAANGCEISGRSIAVIGAGGAAAAIGVQAALDGARHVHIINRSAKSAIHLARKIEEAGARTSVHPLSSNWHREIGGAVALVNATSVGMAPHPRATPVDRVGELPAGIFVMDTIYAPAETRLVLEARAAGYRAENGLRMLVEQGAEAFRLFTGEDMPVDVVLANLRKVQEKEIRRAEKRDSNEAK, encoded by the coding sequence GTGACCCAACTTCTTGCCCTTCTTGCTCACCCGGCAGGGCACTCACTGTCGCCGCGGATGCACAACCTTGCCGCCCAACTCACCGGGGCAGACGTGCACTACATGGCATTTGACGTCACGGATCTTGCGGCAACAACAACCGGCCTGGTCGCCATGGGCGCGCGCGGCTGGAACCTGTCGATGCCGCACAAGCAGCGTGGGCTCGAGCTCGCCGACGTGGCCTCGCGCGCCGCCGAACTTATCGGCGCCGCGAACACCATTGTGAACCTCGGCGGGCGGCTCACAGCACACAACACCGACGGCGTCGGGGCGATGCGCGCGCTCGCCGCGAACGGGTGCGAGATTTCCGGACGCTCGATCGCCGTAATCGGCGCGGGCGGCGCGGCGGCCGCAATCGGCGTGCAGGCCGCCCTCGACGGCGCCCGCCACGTGCACATCATCAACCGATCGGCCAAATCCGCGATCCATTTGGCGCGGAAAATAGAGGAGGCTGGCGCCCGCACGTCCGTGCACCCACTCAGCTCGAATTGGCACCGCGAAATTGGCGGGGCGGTGGCGCTCGTGAACGCAACAAGCGTTGGTATGGCGCCGCATCCCCGAGCGACGCCGGTGGATCGGGTCGGCGAACTGCCCGCAGGGATTTTCGTGATGGACACCATTTATGCGCCAGCGGAAACCCGGCTCGTGCTCGAAGCGCGGGCCGCGGGCTACCGCGCCGAGAACGGGCTGCGCATGCTCGTTGAACAGGGGGCTGAAGCGTTCCGCCTATTCACCGGCGAGGATATGCCGGTCGACGTTGTGCTGGCGAACCTGCGCAAAGTGCAGGAAAAAGAGATCCGACGCGCCGAAAAACGCGATTCGAACGAGGCGAAATGA
- a CDS encoding type I 3-dehydroquinate dehydratase, with protein MSASTSVPADFADRVPAIIVPVSPRELGDVPGELEGAKGAHWIEWRIDALEAMELEERLKVGRAIRAGTALPVLATFRSVAQGGARDIDALEYVELLLAIASNRIADAVDVEMFSGTEWEATHETPTRQGEASPACVHAETPGGLARHGESWSGPVPTIDQLLVMLGEMRCTVVGSWHDFSSTPSSKEIEERLVAMARHGADFAKIAVTTRSPADLEALRDGANAARERRVERIIAIGMGEAGADSRIHPENYASCATFVAGASASAPGQLTIPQLNAARMNR; from the coding sequence ATGAGCGCGAGCACAAGCGTTCCCGCGGATTTCGCGGATCGCGTTCCTGCGATAATTGTGCCGGTGTCGCCGAGAGAACTGGGTGATGTGCCGGGCGAGCTTGAGGGGGCGAAGGGCGCACACTGGATCGAGTGGCGCATTGACGCACTCGAGGCGATGGAGCTCGAAGAACGACTTAAGGTTGGGCGTGCGATCCGCGCGGGGACGGCGCTTCCGGTGCTCGCCACTTTCCGAAGTGTCGCTCAGGGCGGGGCTCGCGATATCGATGCACTCGAATACGTGGAGTTACTGCTGGCGATCGCGTCGAACAGGATCGCGGACGCCGTGGACGTGGAGATGTTTTCGGGCACTGAGTGGGAGGCCACACACGAGACGCCCACGCGCCAGGGTGAGGCATCGCCTGCGTGCGTCCATGCCGAGACGCCTGGTGGACTGGCGCGTCACGGGGAGTCATGGAGCGGGCCGGTTCCAACGATCGACCAACTACTCGTCATGCTGGGTGAAATGAGATGCACGGTGGTGGGATCGTGGCATGATTTCTCCAGCACGCCCAGCTCGAAGGAAATCGAGGAGCGCCTCGTGGCGATGGCTCGGCACGGCGCCGATTTCGCAAAAATCGCAGTGACTACACGCTCTCCCGCAGACCTTGAAGCGTTGCGAGACGGGGCAAACGCAGCGCGTGAACGTAGGGTTGAACGCATCATCGCGATCGGTATGGGTGAAGCCGGCGCAGATTCGCGGATTCACCCTGAAAACTACGCAAGCTGCGCCACGTTCGTGGCAGGTGCATCGGCGTCGGCACCTGGGCAGCTCACGATCCCCCAGCTCAACGCCGCGCGAATGAACCGCTAA
- a CDS encoding GNAT family N-acetyltransferase has protein sequence MFENLTDKNGHPVEMKLDDSGHNILLFVDGQPAGEFEFWDKGDERLFPHTGVRPEFEGRGLGTLLITQGLEVAKNEGKTAVAICPMVKHYLGKHGEEYQAEGGKFRLGSGAEIMALWDELGVTE, from the coding sequence ATGTTTGAGAATCTGACCGATAAGAACGGCCACCCGGTGGAGATGAAGCTGGACGATTCGGGCCACAATATTTTGCTTTTTGTGGACGGCCAGCCGGCCGGCGAGTTTGAGTTCTGGGACAAGGGCGATGAGCGCCTGTTCCCGCACACGGGTGTGCGACCGGAGTTTGAGGGCCGCGGCCTAGGCACGCTCCTGATCACGCAGGGCCTCGAAGTGGCGAAGAACGAGGGGAAGACCGCGGTGGCGATCTGCCCGATGGTCAAGCATTATCTCGGCAAGCACGGTGAGGAGTACCAGGCTGAGGGCGGAAAGTTCCGCCTGGGCTCGGGCGCCGAGATCATGGCTTTGTGGGATGAGCTCGGCGTTACCGAGTGA
- the betT gene encoding choline BCCT transporter BetT: MAVTDKIRFRRKPRRDKAPLNTPVLVTSALVIAAITAWTIIAPKGAGDALAATTTWIATWFGWFYVALAGTIVVFVFWLAFSRYGNMKLGPQNSKPLFSLPTWAAMLFAAGIGTDLMFFSVAEPVTQYLAPPSGEPETIEAARQATVWTLFHYGLTGWAMYALMGIALGFFAYRRGKPLAVRSALYPILGNRVHGLAGDMVDAAAILGTIFGVATTLGIGVVQINVGLQILFGIEVRLAPQILLAAVAVALAGISAWSGVAKGIRVLSQLNVFGALLLAAWVLFTGDTPFLLNAMVMNVGDLVSGFGGMALETFAFTAGTEWMAAWTLFFWAWWIAWASFVGMFLARISRGRTIREFVFGCLILPLVYIVMWVSIFGNSALEKVRSSEAGREWGAATMDSPEFGFYTLLQDYPWPFVVVLLATSVAFLFYVTSADSGALVMANLSSRLPDAETDGRTSVKLLWAVLTGALTIGVLIVGGIPALQNATIVMGLPFAFVIVGVMVSMVKALREETVTEKSRERSARNVPTGGPATLTWRERVAWTFGEVTPWQAVRFLNDVAQPALEKLAAEIPGGALVERGDDDPIPDLAEGRHVYDRLKFTVRTGSDDFVYRILAVAVPKPVYGVHVATEEDYYTRLEVHTDEQAQDYDVMGYTVEGLIHDVLDHLDRHQDYLRLRDDSMRKSAIKEATKEAKREERREAWAGRKEAFVERIERFEERRKERKEREKGE, from the coding sequence ATGGCCGTCACAGACAAGATCCGTTTCCGTAGAAAGCCAAGACGCGATAAAGCCCCGCTGAATACGCCCGTGCTAGTAACGTCGGCGCTGGTGATCGCGGCGATCACGGCGTGGACGATCATCGCGCCGAAGGGTGCCGGGGATGCGCTGGCCGCCACCACGACGTGGATCGCCACCTGGTTCGGCTGGTTCTATGTGGCGCTCGCAGGCACGATCGTTGTGTTCGTGTTCTGGCTGGCGTTCTCTCGCTACGGCAATATGAAGCTCGGCCCGCAAAACTCCAAGCCCTTGTTTTCCCTCCCGACGTGGGCGGCGATGCTATTCGCTGCGGGCATCGGAACGGACCTCATGTTCTTCTCGGTTGCCGAGCCTGTCACGCAGTATTTGGCACCGCCGTCGGGGGAGCCGGAAACGATTGAAGCTGCGCGTCAAGCAACCGTGTGGACGCTGTTCCATTACGGGCTCACGGGCTGGGCGATGTATGCGCTGATGGGGATCGCGCTCGGTTTCTTCGCGTATCGGCGCGGCAAGCCGCTGGCGGTACGCTCGGCGCTTTACCCGATTCTGGGCAACCGCGTGCACGGCCTGGCTGGCGATATGGTCGACGCCGCCGCGATCCTCGGCACGATCTTTGGCGTGGCCACCACCCTGGGCATCGGCGTGGTGCAGATCAACGTTGGCCTGCAGATCCTGTTCGGGATCGAGGTGCGCCTGGCGCCGCAGATCCTGCTGGCCGCGGTGGCAGTGGCGCTGGCGGGCATTTCGGCGTGGTCGGGCGTGGCGAAGGGCATTCGTGTGCTCTCGCAGCTCAACGTGTTCGGCGCGCTTCTGCTGGCCGCGTGGGTGCTATTCACCGGCGATACCCCGTTCCTTCTGAACGCGATGGTGATGAATGTCGGTGATTTGGTGTCTGGCTTCGGCGGCATGGCACTCGAGACGTTCGCCTTCACTGCGGGCACCGAGTGGATGGCCGCCTGGACCTTGTTCTTCTGGGCGTGGTGGATCGCGTGGGCGAGCTTCGTGGGCATGTTCCTGGCGCGCATTTCGCGCGGCCGCACGATCCGCGAGTTCGTGTTCGGCTGTCTGATTCTTCCGCTGGTGTACATCGTGATGTGGGTGTCGATTTTCGGTAATTCGGCGCTGGAGAAGGTCCGTTCGTCGGAGGCGGGCCGCGAGTGGGGTGCGGCTACTATGGATAGCCCCGAGTTCGGCTTCTATACGCTGCTGCAGGATTACCCGTGGCCGTTCGTTGTGGTTTTGCTGGCGACGTCGGTGGCGTTCCTTTTCTACGTGACGTCGGCGGATTCGGGCGCGCTGGTGATGGCGAACCTTTCGTCGCGCTTGCCTGACGCTGAGACGGACGGGCGCACGTCGGTGAAGTTGCTGTGGGCGGTGCTCACGGGCGCGCTGACGATCGGCGTGTTGATTGTGGGCGGTATTCCGGCGTTGCAGAATGCGACGATCGTGATGGGCTTGCCGTTCGCGTTCGTGATTGTGGGCGTGATGGTCTCGATGGTGAAGGCGCTTCGCGAGGAGACGGTCACGGAGAAGTCGCGCGAGCGTTCGGCTCGCAATGTTCCCACCGGTGGCCCGGCTACCCTCACCTGGCGTGAGCGTGTGGCGTGGACGTTTGGCGAGGTCACGCCGTGGCAGGCGGTGCGTTTCTTGAACGACGTGGCCCAGCCGGCGCTCGAGAAGCTTGCGGCGGAGATCCCGGGCGGCGCGCTGGTGGAGCGTGGTGACGACGATCCGATCCCGGATCTTGCCGAGGGTCGCCATGTGTATGATCGCCTGAAGTTCACGGTGCGCACAGGGTCGGATGATTTTGTGTATCGCATTCTGGCTGTTGCGGTGCCGAAGCCGGTTTACGGCGTTCATGTGGCGACCGAGGAAGATTACTACACGCGCCTCGAGGTGCATACGGATGAGCAGGCCCAGGATTATGACGTGATGGGCTACACGGTGGAGGGCTTGATTCACGATGTGCTTGATCATCTGGATCGCCACCAGGATTATTTGCGCCTGCGCGACGATTCGATGCGCAAGAGCGCGATCAAGGAGGCGACGAAGGAGGCCAAGCGCGAGGAGCGTCGCGAGGCCTGGGCGGGGCGCAAGGAGGCGTTCGTGGAGCGGATTGAGCGTTTCGAGGAGCGGCGCAAGGAGCGTAAGGAGCGCGAGAAGGGCGAGTAG